The DNA region ctGAAACAACAAAGAccttttcctaaaaaaaaaatatcaaataaaataaacccaacAACTATATGTATTGCATTCCTGAATAATGAGAGATGATTTCAGGATTTGGacaaattattcaattaataatcaGATGTCATGATCCCTTAAGAAGATCATGACTAGAAGAACCATAAATATCCAATAATATGAACATGGTTGACTTAGGTTGATGATGGTAAGAACATCTTGTGATTCGATCCATAGTTTGTGAATAAGTCAATcatattatgattttaaaatacaaaaattagaTGTATAGACAAGCTTGTGAGTATTAAGAGATTGCAAGGGtgaatattataataatctaCTTTCATTAATCGAGTGGGATTGAAGTATTGATTATTGATGAAAACATAACGGATAGATGATTTTGAAAAGCTAAAAGATTCAATGCAAACAAAACCCcgaaaaaatttgataaaattagaAAACGAAGAGGAAAtgattaaacttaaaaaattatcgACCACTCGATTTTGAATAATCAAATGATGATAGGTCAAAATTAGCAGCCAATAATTCTAACCTTATATTAGTACCACTCGCCCTACCAAAGtacaattaaattttctttaaaaaacatccctaataaaaactaatatattttcttacatCATATTCAACTATTTTCTTTCATATATGCTTATATTGACACCACTTCAATGTGAATAGGATTAGAAGTTTTGGCCATTGACACTTGTGGGTATTCTTCATGGAattgtttttttacttttcatcacattttaattatatttgtcaaGTGCTTATAATTATTTCGGTGATACATTTCAATTTAATGTGTAACCTATGAGGAGtgcttaaaataaattaataattattatgtattttttgtttgggttttCTTAGTTAGTTTAATAATCGAAATTAGAGTTACAGGGTTGAACTTaatataaaactatattttaataaatgcgCTCAAGAAGAATCTAACATAGCAGAATATACATTATttagctaaaaaaaaaaaattcaaatcttcttaaataaaagaattatgcATGGTATaacttcaaaaataattgatgaatcgaaataatttatcttaaaaatatgaTGGACAAAGGAGATTATTGTAGtttagaatataataaatatcaaattatcaaATAGTGACTCTTTATATAGTCAATTTGAATTTTCGgatcttttttttcaaatatcacTTTTAGCCTTCTTATATAAAGACAATGTTTTGTCTTTAACAGGTTTAAACGCTGTATACAcgtaacatttattaataattaaataaaagattaatgcCATTAATTTAACTACCGAATTTTAGCAAATTAAAATTCTGAATTTCTCTaccattttcttatttttttttactttagtcAATATGAGTTTACATGGTATTATTAGCTTTATTTGAGAATTTATTATCCtaggagtttttcaaaaaaaataacttataacCACAATAACTGCGCTTAAGATGATTTTAGGCATGACCTATTCCGTGTGATTTCTAGGAATTAAAACCCAATTTCCTCCATAATTTTCCATATCCAGATGTCAGAGAAGTTTCCATATTTATACATTCTCTTGTTGAAGGGGCGACCGTCcgtaaaactaaaaaaaaagtaCTAAACCCATGTGAGAATGACCTCGTGTGACTTTCTGTTCTTGGTTTTCCTAGCATAGTCCGTTGCTTCAATCATAGTCAAACTCTCGATTCACTTAAATTCGATAGTGATCAGTTACacgaatattttatttatttataaatttaatctaaataataaattaagagaaTAGGATccttatgtaaaattataatctttaaaaataaaggttGAAAATCTCAATATGCCTAGctcatataataaataaataaataactgaaaaaatgtgaggtaaaaaaaaattaataataaaaacgtAAGCCACCGCATCTGTAACGCATCACAGGAAACGCAAACGCCATTGACGCTTGACTCTTTCCCAAGTCTCCTTCCCCACCACCACCGCCTATTCAATCCCCATCCCCTCTTCTCTCTCATCACTATATAATACCCACTTCCATCCATCATTCTCTCTCCTTCAAATTCTCAAATTATCATATATAATCAATCAGATCTATCATCATGCAAGAAGCAATTCCATATAAATCATGGCTACCGACAACAACCTCATCCATAATCGGAGGATCAAATGTTGTTTCAACACAAATAAGCGATGTAAAGAATTTAGTATCCGAGAATGCAGCGATCGTGTTAGGTCGACGCGGATGTTGTCTTAGTCATGTAGTGAAACGTCTTCTTCTAGGTTTGGGAGCGAATCCTGCAACATATGAGatcgatgaagaagatgagaaggATGTGATTGTTGAATTAGAGAGATTGGCTGGCGGTGGATTACAGGTACAACTTCCTGTTGTTTTCATTGGTGGAAGGTTATTTGGTGGATTGGATCGGATAATGGCGACTCATATTACAGGTGAATTGATTCCTGTTTTGAAACAAGCTGGAGCGTTATGGCTTTGATTGATTCAAGTAAAACTATTGTAATTTATCTATGTTGTTCTTGCTCTGGTTTTTCCCCTGCTTTTGAATTTTTCTCAAGAAATTTGAAGGGTTTGAGGAGTTTTTGATTACTTTTGATAGTTGAATCTCTATGTAAATGCTTTTTTCTCATCAGATCTATTGAGAAATTCAGTTTAAATTATAGTGATGAAGAAATTTCAGTTTTTTCTATTTAAGTTTGTAGTTAATTGattttaagattattatattgatttaaaaagtggtgacaaataatttacaaaaactATATTCAACTAGGCATGATGACTTAATTTTAGTTAAAGTCATCGAACTTATTAGTCTTCTTatctaattttctttatttatgatttaatatgAGAAATTCtacattttaaatcaatttgtAATACTTAATTATTCAGTACGGGGTTCCTCTGTTCTCCTATTTCTGGACTTACAAAACTCGAATTTATTTCCGAGTTCATTCAATGTTAAACTGAATGAAGCGAGACGTTATTCAATGAAGCGAAGTTATTCAGTGAAGCTTCTCTCACTccgtttttataaatttatatgtttttaagaaatttaatgaaaactaatataaagACAAACAACATTGCTTTACTATGTATTGCTTATATGAATGTAACACGCGCTACTCAGTGAAGTGaagtttttttattcattacGTTTTATAGCGTTAATGGGAAAATGGTACCTAGTGATGAATGGAAAAGTGCTACCTAGTGATgattgtttcatttttatttatagcgCCAATAGGAGGAGTGAAATAAACGCTAATATGAACATTTTAACATAACAAATATCTTTCATGTAGAGTTCTATGACAGAGCGCCGAATTCGAATCGCTGTGAAAGAGGAAGCTGAAGCTTGAAGAGAGATTAATCGGAAGTAgaaattttgtaataatattataatttatattataatattacgaTTGAAGCGCAACAAAGTGAAGCAAGTGTACATACATGAGTGAAGCTATTAGCACTGTAACAATCGTACATACATGAGTGAAGCTATTAGCGctgtaaataaaaatgaagtaagCATCACTAGGTAGCGTTTGTTTCACTCCTATCCGCACTGTAAAAACTTAGTGATCAAGAAAAGCATCACAATGTAGCGTTTGTTTCTCCTATCCGCGCTGTAAATATCTAGTGAAGTAATCTTCATTGGTTAACgctataatcatttatataagTGCCGTAAATACCTAGCAAAGCAATCTTCACTAGTTACTGCTTATTTCACTCATATAAgcgatataaatatatagtaagCGATGTAAATACATAGTGAAACAATCTTCATTAGTTAGCATTTGTTTCACCTTTTTTAATTCTTCAGTAGAGTTTACATAAagatataaatatgtaaataaaaataaagtaagcaTCACTAGGTAGCGTTTGTTTCACTCCTATCCGCACTGTAAAAACTTAGTGAAGAAAAGCATCACTAGGTAGCGTTTGTTTCACTCCTATCCGCGCTGTAAATACTTAGTGAAACAATCTTCACTGGTTAGCgctataatcatttatataagCACTGTAAATACCTAGCGAAACAATCTTCACTAGTTactgcttgtttcactcatatAAGCGATGTAAATATATAGCAAGCGATGTAAATACAAAGTGAAACAATCTTCACTAGTTAGCCTTTGTTTCACCTTTTTTAATTCTTCAGTAGAGTttgcataaaaatataaagCGCAGTGTGCGTCATCGCTTCAACTGGCCTATGGGGGTGATAAAAACCCCATACGCTGTTGCCAGTGTCCGTGTCCTCTTTTTTCTAGTATGTAAATAAATAGCGAATATGGTCCAAGTCAGAAATGTCCAACTCTCCATAATAGCTCAGCACTCTTCTTCGGAAAGAGGAGTTGCTTGCCTTATCACACCAACCACCTTAGCGCTGGAAGTTCTAGCAATGGGCAGCTAGGCAAAGGAAGAGCTTTGCTAATCGGGGCTAAAACCCCGGAAATCAAAAATGCCAAAATAGGAATAAGACTAGATATTATTAGAAGTGCCCAGAAAATAGAAGCCCAAGCCAAGATCGACATTAGCAGCACTTAGGCCTTCCACGGCTGATTCTTATTAAAAGTTATTGAACTCCTCAATGATTGAACCGCAGGCTGCCATTCCTAGAGTAGAGGCTTCTGGCTAGCTAGAAAGGGAAAGCCTGATAAGTTGATAACTTTCCACTTTGTGGGTCCGCTCAGTTTCCTGACAGTCCGAATCAGGTTCCAAAGTCGAAAGAAAGAGCCGTATCAAACTGGGCCTACAACTACTCGCGACGACTTCGAGCGATCTCCACTTTTGTGCCTGGCTGAACCACCAGGAGCTATTCTTTCGCAAAGAGCTTATTCGTGCACAACAGCTTATTCTGATTCTTTCTATCTCACACCGCTTATTGCATCAAGCACCAAGCATCGGTAAGGTAATTCTAATCTTTCCGAACCGAAGTGAGAGAAGGAGGGAAGGCGCGCATCGAAGGCTTTCCACAAATTGAGATTTGGCCGTAGAAGGATCGAATTGTATCCGAAGAACAAGAGAATACAAAAAAGTTATAAGAGAGGCGCACAGACCAAGCTAGCCCTAAAATACACCTGTTTAGGAAGGTCCGTATAGGGACTAAAAGCCCTTCCCAaagacatttcatttcatatGTTCGTATCCTATTTTCTCTACCAGCGCGAATCCCCTACCGAAGTGACTGAACCACCACTTCTTGATCCGTTCTTTCCAGCTCCGATATCTTTTTTTCCCGACTATTCCAGTTCAAGATTTCCGATTATTGTTTTTGTTCGAAAGTTACTACTTCATACacatattcaaattcaaatattcaaaagGGGAAATTTTTTGGTTCAAAAAACCCAAAGTCTAGTCTAGAGAAGTTGAAGGATGGGAATCAAAAAAATTCAGTTTAAATACAGTACAAATCCCATTCCCTTTTTATATAAACGAATAAAAGTTTTACATTAATGTGTTAGCCGTTTAACATtaacgtttatatatatttaatatataataatataaattataaaataatttatgcaaattcatttaaatatctttatatatatatatatatttaatatataataatataaattataaaataattaaattaaattcatttaaatattttttcaataaatttaaaaatatgttgttatagatatttaatatataattatataaattataaaataatttgtacaaattaatttcaatatatcacaaataaatttaaaaataccaTTGATTTAATTGAAGATATTATATTTGaagattaaacttaaatattttgtacatattgatatgattaatttaaatagatcataaatgaaattatattaatttataattattaattaaatagattaaaaataaaattataaacaaaatttataaaacagtataaaaaaaagaaaatttcacTTAAATGAAATACACTACTGTAACactaataaagaaattataaaacaGAGTCAAATGAAATGAAGCAAAAGCTCCATTGAACAGTGTCTCGCTTAATTCAGTTTTACATTGAAAAATTAATGTAAAACAGAGTAGGGCTTCCTCCTTCAATTGCGCTTAATGTAAAATGGAGTGAAGCGAATGAAGTTTCACTTCTTTGCTTTTCTGATGAATCTGAAAATAAATCTGAGTTTCaaatttctctttttccttttaACTCGAGCActgatttaatattaaaataacaaagatGAATTGTGATGGGTCTGAAACAAAACAGGCCCTATTAGATAACAAGAACCGGACTATGAAAAATTTGTGTAATCTGTTAGGAACTTAATGCAATTGTTTcgttgtaattttttttataaaatatataaattttaatttacaaataataaaaaataacatcttAATAATCAAAACacctaaatcaaaatattatgacaaatttaaaaaattaaaattttaatggaaAAGATTCAACgaacataagaaaaaaaaaaaaataggttgactgaataatacatttttagatttaatgaaaaatttcaaCCTAAAATTGtgtgttaaaattattttaataaaacattattttaaaaatatttataaaaatatattttaacattttaaaattaattatagtaataattaatttttaattttttagatttaaaataattaagttataatttgattaaaaaaaatagtatccATATCTGTAAGATTTTTTTCATATGAGATTTTTCATTTAATCTAAAAATGTATAGTTATGGGTgaaccattttattaattacgTTTCAGAAGGTGTAAAGGATGATacatataacaatttttttttttatttattaaaagctCTTTTAGGTTTGGGGTCTTAgaattaaaattgttttcatGGGTAGGAAGAATTGAACATactattatatttgaaaatgtaaatCCCACTTCTACAGCTACATAAATTCTCTTACCTAAAACTTATCCTTTGCAGTAAAATAAGCATAAATAGGAAAcaccattttttcttttttgtttgcTGCACTATAACCTGGAAGTATTTGAGACATTGTTTAtccaaacattaataaaataaaaaagatgtaATTTAACATAGGAAGTAAATCGAAATATATAGACTTTAATGGATTTGAATATAAGAAGAATGAGAATAACTAATGTGGGAAATTTGGATATCAACTTTCTCATTTCTCACTAGCTTGAGAAAAGTTGAAAATCAATCTGATTGGTCCTTTTAATGACTTTTTAACATTGGAGTGTCTCTTTCTtttttcatcaatcaaatttGAGTTAATGTTACGTTTTATTTGGTCTTTATTTGGTCTGATATTCTTTTTAGTTGAATCGATTTTTTCGTTTCGGATTTTTATAATCTGAAAAATACTCTCAATTGTTGGTGGGTCGTTTACTGTTTATACTCTTCGATTGTGTTGATGATCTTTTCTCGAATCTACGTCCATCCCATTCTTAACAACAAAgagacaaaataataaaatctagtgcaatttttcatttttcaataaaaaagttgctgaatttgatatttaataaaagacTTCTTATATGAATATATCtcattatttgtataattttttattatttcagtcatatatatatattttccagTATTGTTTACAATCATTTACTGATGATAATTTTAacgatcatatatatattttccagATATTTTCCAGTATTGTTTACAACCATTTACTGATGATAATTTTAACGATCGCTCAAAATAGTTGGTAGGGATTTCCCAACATTATTTCATTAGTTAGTCTCTGAAGAACATTTAAcaaattgaatattattttgaagtttAAATCTGCTGCATAGTTCCATCACTTCCAAATCACCCTAGTTGTCTTCACAGTCAGCATATAATCCTAATGATAATTTTGTAAGATATTCAAAGCAGatcaaaaaaagaagaaaaaataaccTTAGAACTTGCGTTTAAATCAATGATGGTATAAAAATGTCTGATTCTGATACCGATAAAAATACAAGTTAGTTTGAAAAAGAAAGTGAGAATAATATATTCATACAAAACTTGTAAAATGTTACAAGCAATCCTTGAAGGATTGAAGAAGAGACAACTAAAGTGTATCAAAGAATGAATCATCATCAAGCAATCTAGACTTTGAAACAGAACCATAAATCACAGGATTTGGAGACCCCCAGCTCTGGTTTATCAAATTGGATGTTTCATTCAATAGATCATCAATTGAATCATCTAATTGAACAGATTTCGGCATTCCACCACCTATATGTGAAGTCCAAGTTCCTCCTTTTTGCAGATTAATGTTACTATTGGATGTTTCCATTAGAAGGTCGTCCAGGTCATCATCCAAGCTGGCAATAACTGAAGTCGGTTTAGAATATGAAGTTGAATTGTCTTGGTTTTGTACTTTGAAACAATTATTTGTCTGGTCAGGGGTGGTGGTAGAGTTAAGAAGAATATCTAATTCATCTTCTGCATCTGCAGCTTTATTTTCCTCTTCGGCAGTAAATGATTTTTCAGAGGCttcttcatgttgtatttgtTCCGATTTGTAACTGCAGATTGATTCTGATACTTGAGCATACTGTAAATAACAGTAAGAGATATGTTAAATTGGTGGTAAGGAACAGGAAGATCAAATGAAATGATGCATGAAAAACATACCAACTCCTCTGAAAGGAAATCATCTGTTTCAATGAATAGCCTCTCACACAAATCTGATTCCTCAAGACGTTTTGATAGAGCATTCAAATCGAGAGAAAGAAATGAAGCCTATaacaaataagaagaaaaaggaacaaaaaaaaaaaaatgaaatttgttACGAGACAGGTCATAGTTGTGGATTGAGCTAAAAAAATAATCAGAATCAGAATATACGAAATGCAAGAGTATGATATCTTCTAGCACATGATAGCTGGTAATTAAAAGAATTAGAAAGCAgaaaaaacataacaaataattGAAGGAATAATATGCCAAGAAACAATTAAAACCACTAAGAATATGCAAAGGTAGAATAAACTTTGATACTATCCAGCTAGGTGTAGATCCAAATGAGATCACATTTAAAACCGTGGTGTATATAAACTTAGTGCGACCCAAATTCAAAAATGATTGGCGGTTTAGTTGTCAATTTCCAGATTCagaaaaaaagtgttttcaaatatggTATATGGCTACTGTTTCCAAAGTATGACTTCAAtagtttaaataacatattgCTTTCAAAATATCCACAGATTCATGTCTTGGTCCTTGTTCAATCCACAGATTCCGGACATAGCGAGAAGATAAAAAGACTAACAAGCAGCAAGAACAGTACCGGTAAGTATTAATTCTTATTCATATCACACTCATTATGTTTGCATAGTCTATGGCTAATAATGAATATGCAGgttttttcaagaaaaaactAACAAACTCTTCTCTATTAACAAAATGTAAACACCcacatcaaataaataaacaagctaaAGAATGAAGATGTCTTGGTATAAACAGTTTAGATGGTTTACCTGAACATTGACAGTTGATTCATCCACATCAAAGTTATCATCTTCTATCCAAGACAATATGCCTTGTCCCTTGACAGAAATTAGGGGACCCAATCCTTGATAAAAGTCTGAGAACAGCAAATCTCAGTTAGAAAAAGTCAATTGAATCAATAGAAACTAAGTAAGACAAATAAATACCTGTTATATCATCATCCAAGGAAGGAAAGATCTCTGAAGATAATTGAGATTTGGCCTCAGAAATAAGGTAAGTATAATCCGCTCCTTTACTCTTTGGAACATCTGATGTATTGACATGGGGAGAATTTCCCAAATCAagatcatcttcatcttcctcatACCGATCCCAATTTGAAGGAAGCCCATTTTTTCGTCTAGACTGCTGAACATTCCCTTTAACTTGATTTGCATTCTGGTTTGATGCATCCTTCGCTGCAGCAGAAGCAGCAGGGCCTACTGGTGTTTGTTTTGGATGATACTTCTTGCTGTGGTGAAGTGAATGAGCTCTCTTTGATTTGGCCAAAGATTTAGCATCCATTGTTCAGAAAGTTTATGAATTATCTACGATATTCCAACAGCAAAAAAAAAGGGTTTATATGCGtgaataaataacaaataaagagaGCGAATGAAACGGACGGAGCGAATTAGGGTTCATACCTTCCCAATTTCTAGAGCTAAATAATGAActtattctaaaattatatctatatatatacgtattatcattatttattttatatttatatgcataatattattaaaaatattctataatctcatttatttatatatctatatataataaaaaatatttataaatatttatatttcatatatatattttatatctatatataataaaaaatatttataaatatttatatttcatatatatatttttttatattttatctaactaaccaaatataaaaaatagataaacaaattattttttattaaggtatatcatatatatatatatatatcatatatatatatatattatttgtttattatattaaatctaaattatatttatttatttaaattatattgattaattaagattgaattaatataatttgaataatctaatttaatatttttttatttaattatttaatttttaatttatttaattatttaatatatttaattaaattaattataaaaatattataattaattttgtttatttataatattattttatttattttgctaaaacttctcattaattattttttaattaaaactcaaTAGAAATACTttggaaaattaaataaaaaaataaagaaaaatatcataaaaaataaagaaataaatattttatattaaaatgaaattaattttatattaaattaaaaaatatatttttatttaaataagttagatAATCTTAACTGAATCAATATTTTCGTATTGAATTTTGGATTaatggaatatttttttttttttgttggttctccattttaatttatatatatatatatatatatatatatatatatatatatatatatatataattttcaaaatcaatttttatatttataaatacaaaattttcatcattttcacaATTATTACCAATTTGTTatctttataataaataaaataataataatatttttaagtataattcattaatatttataaatttaagatttaataataaaaattacctTTTATTAGTAATATTAGATAGATTAGGGTTCATACATTTCAAAAGGCTGAATAATTAActtattctaaaattatatattatataattatatatatatatatatataatattattaaaaatattctataatctcatttatttatatatctatatataataaaaaatatttatatatatttatatttcatatatattttttataactaacaaaaaaaatataaaaaaagagataaacaaattatttttcttttattattttttattaaggtatatatttttctcatatatatattatttttttattatattaaatctaaattatatttattcatttaaattattatattgattaattaagattgaattaatataatttgaataatctaatttaatatttttttatttaattatttaatttatttaattatttaatatatttaattaaattaattataaaaatattataattaattttgttcatttataatattatttatttattttattaaaacttctcattaattattttttaattaaaactcaaCAGAAAcactttgaaaaattaaataaaaaaataaataaaaatatcttaatgcaaaaataaataaataaatattttatattaaaatgaaatgtattttatattaaattaaaaaatatatttttatttaaataagttagcTGAATCAATATTTTCGTATTGAATTTTGGAttaatagaatattttttttattttttttcattattctccattttaatatatatatatatataatttttaaaattaatttttatatttataaatacaaatttttcatcattttcacaATTATTATCAAAGTTAtccttataataaataatatatatatatatatatataatattattaaaaatatcctataatctcatttatttatatatctatatataataaaaaatatttatatatatttatatttcatatatatttttttatatattttgtctaactaacaaaatataaaaaaagagataaacaaatttttttttattttttactttttattaaggtatatatttttctcgtatatatatattatttttttattatattaaatctaaattatatttattcatttaaattattatattgattaattaagattgaattaatatgatttgaataatctaatttaatatatttttatttaattatttaaaatttaatttatttaattatttaatatatttaattaaattatatataaaaagtattttaattaattttgtttatttataatattattttatttatttttttaaaacttctcattaattatatttgaattaaaattcaatagaaacactttgaaaaatcaaataaaagaataaacaaaaatatcttaatgcaaaaataaataaataaatattttatattaaaatgaaatgtatttttattaaattaaaaaatatatttttatttaaataagttagatAATACCgaattgaattttgaattaatggaatatttttttt from Impatiens glandulifera chromosome 5, dImpGla2.1, whole genome shotgun sequence includes:
- the LOC124940170 gene encoding glutaredoxin-C9-like, producing MQEAIPYKSWLPTTTSSIIGGSNVVSTQISDVKNLVSENAAIVLGRRGCCLSHVVKRLLLGLGANPATYEIDEEDEKDVIVELERLAGGGLQVQLPVVFIGGRLFGGLDRIMATHITGELIPVLKQAGALWL
- the LOC124939870 gene encoding protein ECERIFERUM 16 translates to MDAKSLAKSKRAHSLHHSKKYHPKQTPVGPAASAAAKDASNQNANQVKGNVQQSRRKNGLPSNWDRYEEDEDDLDLGNSPHVNTSDVPKSKGADYTYLISEAKSQLSSEIFPSLDDDITDFYQGLGPLISVKGQGILSWIEDDNFDVDESTVNVQASFLSLDLNALSKRLEESDLCERLFIETDDFLSEELYAQVSESICSYKSEQIQHEEASEKSFTAEEENKAADAEDELDILLNSTTTPDQTNNCFKVQNQDNSTSYSKPTSVIASLDDDLDDLLMETSNSNINLQKGGTWTSHIGGGMPKSVQLDDSIDDLLNETSNLINQSWGSPNPVIYGSVSKSRLLDDDSFFDTL